Proteins from a genomic interval of Drosophila melanogaster chromosome 2R:
- the Golgin245 gene encoding Golgin-245 codes for MFANLKNKLIEEVKASPSKFQQFANAAQAAVSSSSSTTPNSETNTSNNENFFSITEEDTPQNSPYRIQKLPATSASALRGRSTQSLNGATSRTRKLSNSSMASDVSFRLPTYEAPAVYHLQSDLDETSSEFDDSASTARLDVITKDQLYDAYKKSLDRYHKYRCRYTDLAKKYKELERDSSKARSVLVETQDKALRRISELREQCTLEQQAKAHLEEALRVEMDDMSCKMQAYQTKLQLLGENPENITAALERSGQQLESEQLIDLEESIGKSPLSTNGSSGVSDLQRLLKERDEQLKSVTEKYEAVRKQEEENVLLLAQTKQAIHTELELKDTEVRKLQEKLKQLESQRESHNNEVKEQFKKLQATKQEVDAKLMATEHLLNTLKESYAIKEQQVVTLEAQLEAIRVENEQKVKDLQKQNEDRNTQASDSSEQLKKLQAAVQDAESQLLSKDQLLESLRSEQAAKEQQLKHLKEQLGKLKQENENYLDKLRENKKSSDSQTNEAQDQQKKLQAAKDEAESKLLATEELLHSLRNDYKAQEEKVALLEDKLKTLSKENDVNVEKLHHINEQREAQSTDSQQKINELRAAKDEAEAKLLSTEHSLNALQAALSAKEEQAASLEQSLNALKTESEHSLQDLRLHNDQLLEIVQRHQQNDWEAQLARAREELAAIQSQRELHALELEKSLEMERESVAALNSEKASQEEQHRLKLEQLQREIQILQDQHANSESETVAALKGQLEALSQDLATSQASLLAKEKELKASGNKLNKIKKQHEQHQAKSSDQSARLEALQSELADRLSHSRQVESEKEELQARVTGILEEIGTMQAQMQQVQDSHSELEREKRKLESRIESLQQEQVDSSAQDERTSAKLEEIQSENTKLAERNCLLEEQTNHLESQLQAKQDEIGKIQAKLQQVLDEHSKLQNAQELMDHDHRTLQDKCDAYEKDKLLTKHTLDCLQSASEELHRVKANLDRELKEQDQQLSELRERQREQEQQLKDQAERCAKLKAQNSESETQLQATISNLREQLDAYKQTEQGIQEKLQATNSSYTTQIATLEARWSAANSDVERLHEANDALQLEMEQLKIKHGQEREEVKESIAQKNRQVVELQEAMATRDRQLQEKIEASEKLAKFDEILIENEYLNKHTKQLEAELAESAELKEKLKSLQCELYVLQEKAEQHAVQMAEKETQSATATAEVSELKKAIEEQAVELTRQKEHASFVTEQSDAVQKDLLQAQQQLHDKQIELAMSRDEQALLQAEADGLRQEVICLKEHLSPSTDSDSLRSLNERLQRELEDLKHKSAGAESNMQQEIEELQANNQQMAERINELETLRAGIQAQQLLASMAPKNVQEAAAAGEKAELESKLKEIMNEVQDVTNRNLFLEQKCENFLILEQSNERLKLQNAKLSRQLDETLVSMQHSEAVPANTEFEYLRNIMFQYLTGNTNNETLVKVISAVLKFSPQQAQVALEKEHQRRSLLNKLI; via the exons GCCGCCGTGAGCTCATCGTCGAGCACAACACCCAATTCGGAAACGAACACCAGCAACAATGAGAACTTCTTCAGCATCACGGAGGAGG ACACACCTCAGAACTCGCCTTATCGCATCCAAAAGCTGCCGGCCACAAGTGCATCCGCTCTGCGCGGACGATCGACGCAATCCCTGAACGGCGCCACCTCCAGGACCCGCAAGCTCTCCAACTCGTCCATGGCCAGCGACGTGTCTTTCCGCCTGCCTACATATGAAGCGCCAGCT GTGTACCACTTGCAATCTGATCTGGACGAAACGAGCAGCGAGTTCGACGACTCCGCCTCAACGGCTCGTCTGGATGTGATCACCAAGGACCAGCTGTACGATGCGTACAAGAAGTCACTTGATCGTTACCACAAGTACCGCTGTCGGTACACGGATCTGGCCAAAAAGTACAAGGAACTGGAACGCGACAGCTCCAAGGCGCGG TCTGTGCTGGTGGAGACGCAAGACAAGGCGCTGCGCCGAATCAGCGAGCTGAGGGAGCAGTGCACGCTGGAGCAGCAGGCCAAGGCGCATTTGGAGGAGGCTCTGCGCGTTGAGATGGACGACATGAGCTGCAAAATGCAGGCTTATCAGACGAAGCTCCAGCTGCTGGGCGAAAATCCTGAGAATATTACGGCGGCTCTGGAGAGAAGCGGCCAACAGCTGGAGTCCGAACAGCTAATCGACCTGGAGGAGTCGATCGGAAAGTCGCCCCTGTCCACCAATGGCAGTTCCGGTGTGTCCGACTTACAGAGATTACTTAAAGAGCGGGACGAGCAGCTGAAAAGTGTGACCGAAAAATACGAAGCTGTGCGCaagcaggaggaggagaacGTGCTTCTTCTGGCCCAGACAAAGCAGGCCATCCATACGGAATTGGAGCTAAAGGACACCGAGGTGCGTAAGCTTCAGGAGAAACTCAAGCAATTGGAATCTCAGCGAGAGTCCCACAACAACGAAGTCAAGGAGCAGTTCAAAAAGCTTCAGGCCACGAAGCAGGAAGTCGATGCCAAACTTATGGCTACAGAGCACCTGCTGAACACCCTAAAAGAAAGCTATGCGATCAAGGAGCAACAGGTGGTCACACTCGAAGCGCAACTGGAAGCCATAAGGGTGGAAAACGAACAGAAAGTAAAAGATCTGCAGAAACAGAACGAAGATCGAAATACCCAAGCAAGCGATTCAAGCGAGCAACTAAAGAAACTTCAAGCAGCCGTTCAGGATGCGGAGTCCCAGCTTTTGTCCAAGGATCAGCTCTTGGAATCTCTCCGAAGCGAACAAGCAgccaaggagcagcagctaAAGCATCTGAAGGAGCAGTTGGGTAAACTGAAAcaagaaaacgaaaattaCTTAGATAAATTGCgagaaaacaagaaaagtaGCGATTCTCAAACTAACGAAGCACAGGATCAGCAAAAGAAACTGCAAGCAGCCAAGGACGAAGCCGAATCGAAGCTCTTAGCCACGGAAGAACTTTTGCACTCCCTCAGGAATGATTATAAAGCACAGGAAGAGAAAGTCGCTTTGTTGGAAGACAAACTGAAAACTCTTTCCAAGGAAAACGATGTGAATGTAGAAAAATTGCACCACATTAATGAACAACGAGAAGCTCAAAGTACTGATTCCCAGCAGAAGATCAATGAACTACGTGCAGCTAAGGACGAAGCCGAAGCCAAACTTCTTTCCACTGAACACAGTTTGAACGCACTTCAGGCCGCACTCTCGGCCAAGGAAGAGCAAGCGGCATCCTTGGAGCAAAGCTTGAATGCGCTTAAAACCGAAAGTGAGCACAGTTTGCAGGACCTGCGCTTGCACAATGATCAGTTGCTCGAAATTGTCCAGCGTCATCAACAAAACGACTGGGAAGCTCAGCTCGCTCGGGCAAGAGAGGAATTGGCAGCCATTCAATCGCAACGGGAGCTCCATGCTCTCGAACTCGAGAAGAGCCTGGAAATGGAGCGCGAATCTGTGGCCGCTTTGAATTCCGAGAAAGCCTCCCAGGAGGAACAGCATAGGCTTAAGCTGGAACAGCTACAGCGAGAGATTCAAATACTACAAGATCAGCACGCGAACTCGGAGAGCGAAACAGTGGCTGCACTAAAAGGGCAGTTGGAGGCTCTTAGTCAGGACTTGGCCACCAGTCAGGCCAGTTTGTTGGCCAAGGAAAAGGAACTGAAAGCCAGCGGCAACAAGTTGAACAAGATAAAGAAGCAACACGAGCAGCACCAGGCGAAATCAAGCGATCAAAGCGCTCGCCTCGAAGCTCTGCAAAGTGAGTTGGCAGATCGACTGAGTCACTCTCGCCAGGTGGAGAGCGAAAAGGAGGAGCTGCAGGCACGCGTCACTGGAATTCTGGAGGAGATTGGCACCATGCAGGCGCAAATGCAACAGGTGCAAGACTCACACAGCGAGCTGGAACGGGAGAAGCGCAAGCTGGAATCCCGCATCGAGTcactgcagcaggagcaagTGGACAGCAGTGCCCAGGACGAGAGGACCTCAGCTAAGCTGGAGGAGATCCAGAGCGAAAACACCAAGCTGGCCGAACGCAACTGTCTGCTGGAGGAGCAGACGAATCATTTGGAGTCCCAACTGCAAGCCAAACAAGACGAGATCGGCAAGATCCAGGCGAAGCTGCAACAGGTGCTCGACGAGCACTCGAAGCTGCAAAATGCCCAGGAGCTGATGGATCACGACCATCGGACGCTGCAGGATAAATGCGATGCCTACGAAAAGGATAAGCTGCTGACCAAACACACTCTGGACTGCCTGCAGTCGGCCAGTGAGGAGCTGCATAGGGTTAAGGCTAACTTAGATCGAGAACTGAAGGAGCAGGACCAACAACTGTCGGAGCTGAGAGAGCGACAAAGagaacaggagcagcagctgaaaGACCAAGCCGAACGATGCGCGAAATTGAAGGCCCAAAACAGCGAAAGTGAGACCCAACTGCAGGCCACGATCAGCAATCTTCGCGAGCAACTTGATGCTTATAAGCAGACAGAGCAGGGCATTCAGGAGAAACTGCAGGCTACCAATTCGTCCTACACCACGCAAATTGCCACATTGGAAGCTCGCTGGAGCGCCGCCAACTCAGACGTAGAGCGTCTTCACGAAGCCAATGATGCCCTGCAGCTGGAGATGGAACAGTTGAAGATTAAGCACGGCCAGGAACGCGAGGAGGTGAAGGAGTCAATTGCCCAGAAAAACCGTCAGGTGGTGGAGCTCCAAGAAGCCATGGCCACAAGGGATCGTCAGCTACAAGAAAAGATTGAAGCCTCCGAAAAATTGGCCAAATTCGATGAGATCCTGATCGAGAACGAGTATTTGAATAAGCACACGAAGCAATTGGAGGCCGAGTTGGCTGAGAGTGCGGAGCTGAAGGAGAAACTGAAATCCCTGCAATGTGAATTGTACGTTCTTCAGGAGAAGGCCGAGCAGCATGCCGTCCAAATGGCCGAAAAGGAAACGCAGAGTGCGACAGCAACGGCAGAGGTGTCCGAACTGAAGAAGGCCATCGAGGAACAGGCGGTGGAGCTGACCCGCCAGAAGGAGCACGCCAGCTTTGTCACCGAGCAGAGTGATGCGGTCCAAAAAGACCTTCTTCAagcgcagcagcaactccaCGATAAGCAAATCGAATTGGCAATGAGTCGGGATGAGCAGGCCTTGCTGCAGGCTGAAGCTGATGGCTTAAGGCAGGAGGTGATTTGCCTTAAGGAGCATTTATCCCCCTCAACCGACTCCGACAGCCTGCGCAGCCTGAACGAGCGACTGCAACGGGAGCTGGAGGATCTCAAGCACAAGAGCGCCGGTGCGGAGTCCAATATGCAGCAGGAGATCGAGGAGCTGCAGGCTAACAACCAGCAGATGGCGGAGCGCATCAACGAGCTGGAAACCCTGCGAGCCGGCATACAAGCCCAGCAACTCCTCGCCAGCATGGCGCCCAAAAACGTTCAGGAGGCAGCCGCTGCCGGCGAGAAGGCTGAACTGGAGTCTAAGCTCAAAGAGATTATGAACGAGGTGCAGGACGTGACGAATCGAAACCTGTTCCTGGAGCAAAAATGCGAGAACTTCCTCATACTCGAACAGTCCAACGAGCGACTTAAGCTGCAGAATGCGAAACTCTCGCGGCAACTGGATGAAACCCTG GTATCCATGCAACACAGCGAGGCTGTTCCGGCCAACACGGAATTCGAGTACTTGCGCAACATCATGTTCCAG TACCTAACTGGGAACACGAACAACGAGACGCTTGTCAAGGTGATATCGGCAGTGCTCAAATTTTCGCCGCAGCAGGCCCAAGTTGCACTGGAAAAGGAGCATCAGCGGCGATCGCTG CTGAACAAACTGATCTAG